The Chitinimonas arctica region GACCGACTTCGTCCCCCCGTTCATCCACTTGCTGATCGATGGCGGCTTCACGCCAACGTAGCGAGCTAGGTCGGCCGGTCTACGGCCGATCACATCCAGCCGTTTCCTGATTCGTTCTGCGAGTGTCATGGGTACATATTATTTAGCTAAACTCGTTTCTTGCGGGTCATTTTATTTCTTGCGGCTATCGTTAGCTTAGAGTAACATTTAATTAACTAAAAATCGAGCATTCGTAGATGCAGAAAGCATTCGTGATCCGCAATTTCGGCAGCGGGTCGGAAACAGCCAGGGCGCTGCGTATCAAGCCGCCATCGGTATCGAAGTGGCCGGAAGAACTGCCCGATTCGGCAGTGGGGCGTATCGCCCGTTTACGTCCCGATGCGCTGCGCGCTTGGTGGAAAGAACAACGCAAGCACCGTCAAGCTGCGTAGGCAAATACCCCGCGCCTCACCGAGATCCATTTTGGCTGTTCAGCCAGAGCTTCCATGCGCTGCATGTGTAGGGCGCACTCCCCCCAACAATGCTCGAGGTTGCCCACGCATAAACATTTAAATACGCCGCCTTGTATGAGCGGATTGAGGTGCTGTTACGCATGCAGCAGAAAAGGTAAAGCCCTGCGGGCGTTGATGCGCCAGGTGCAGGGCTTTGTGTTCGGGCAAGGAACGAAAGGAATTATGAAACAACTTCAAACATTACACCAGCGCATTGAGGGTGGCCGGCTTCGCTGTCTCCCCTTGGAGGGCCGCGTATGAGCGCAGTCCTTCGCCTGGTTCATTCTGCCGAGCCCACTGCTCGGCCGGAGGCGCCGCGCATGCAAGACGGCTTTATCCGCATTCCGAACGGTCTGTTCGATGCACTGCTGAGCGCCGATATCCCGGCTCGCCATCTCAAGGTGGCATTGGCGGTGATCCGCAAGACCTATGGCTTCGGCAAGCAGTCCGACGACGTCACCATCACCCAGCTGGCAGAGGTGGCGGGTATCCATCGTCCGGATGCCAGCAAGGCTTTCCAAGCCCTGCTCGCGGCCAACATCGTGTCGGCAAGCAAGGGTCGGCATGGCTCGGTGGTGTCGATCAATGCCCCGGAAATGTGGGATTTCACCCCGTATCAAAACGCTACGGTGAGCGCTACGAACGTAGCGGATTGCTACGGACAAACGTCGCAAAACGCTACACACAATAGACAACTCCAAAAGACAGTTATTACTTCCTCACTTCGTTCGGAAGTTGTCGACGTGCCGGAAAAGCGGGTCAGCAAGGCAAAGCCTCCAGTCGTGCCCTGCCAGCAGGTGCTGGACGCCTACAACGCCGAGCTGGGTGACAGCTTGCCCCGAGCGCAGATGCTGAACGACAAGCGCCAGAAAGCCATCGGCGCCCGCTGGAAGCAAATGCTGGGGACCACCAACCCGGCCGGCAAGCTGCGTTTCGACGACACCGCATCCGGCATCGAGTGGTTCGCCAAGCTGTTCCGCAAGGTCCGCATGAACCCGCACTGGATGGGCGAGAACGAGGACGCCACATGGACGGCCAGCTTCGACTGGATCATGGGGCCAGAAAATTTTATGAAAGTTTTGGAATACCGCCAGGCGGGCAGAGGTAATGCATGAGCGCACCACACGATCTTCCCTACGACGAACTGGCCGACGTGAACGCCCAAGCCCTGGCTGGCTATCTGCCGCCGTGCAATGTGAACGCGGAGCAAAGCGTGCTGGGTGGCCTGATGCTGCAACCGGAACGGCTGCACGACATTCCCGTCCTGAAGTCCGAGCATTTCCACCACGAAGCGCATCGCTTGATCTTCGCTGCCATCTCGCGCCTGGTGGTCGCCTGCAAGCCGGCCGACGTGATTTCCGTCTGTGCTGAACTGGACCTGCGTGGCGAACTGAATGCGGTGGGTAGCTTGGGCTACCTGGGCCACATCGCCGAGAACGTGCCGAGTGCCGCCAACATCAAGCGCTATGCCGAAATCGTGTTCGAGCATGCCTTGGAGCGCGGCCTGCTGATCGCTGCAGCGGAAATCTCCGACTTGGCGGTGGAGCGTAGCGGCCGGACGGTGGCGGAACGCCAGGCGGAAGCGGTTCGCCTGCTGTCCGGTATCGCCGATGCCGCCGCGACCGACTCGGGGCCGACAACGATGGCGGAGGGCGTTCGCCGGGGCACCAATGAAATCATGGACCGGATGGATCGCGGTGACGCCTTGGGCGGGCTTTCCACTGGCCTCGCTGGGCTGGACAAATTGTTGGATGGCTTGAAGCCGGGCGACCTGATCGTCATCGGTGGCCGCCCGTCGATGGGCAAGTCCGCCCTTGGTTTGGGATTCGCGATTGCTGCCGGCCTCAATGGTCAGACGGTTTCGTACAACAGTTTGGAAATGCAAGCGTCCAAGCTGAGCAAGCGTGCCGTGGCCTTCGTCGGGGCCATCAATCTTACCCGCATGAAAACGGGGCGGATGACGCCTGACGAGTACACCGCCTACACCGTGGCAGCGACCAAGCTGTCGGATGCGCCGATCTGGATCGAGGACCGTTCCGGTCAGACCCTGGAACGCATTGCCGCCGAGGCCCGCACCATGAAGCGCAAGCGGGGTCTGGTGATGCTGGTGATCGACCACCTGCACTTGATGCCCATCAAAGGTGAAAACCGCGCCCAAGCGCTGGGCCGTGTGTCCGCCGGGCTGAAGGAGCTGGCAATGGAGCTGGGCATTCCCGTCGTGCTGCTGGCGCAGTTGAACCGGGACAGCGCCAAGGGCGGTGCAGTGCGTCGCCCGACCCTGCCGGACCTGCGTGACTCCGGCGCTATCGAGCAGGACGCCGACGTGGTGATCTTCGTGCACCGCGAGGAGTACTACGACCCGAACGCGAGCGTGGGTGAAGCAGAGCTGATCGTCGCGAAGCATCGCGACGGTGAAATCGGCACGGTGCGCGTGGGCTGGCAGGCGGAATGCACCCGCTTTATCGACACCCCGCCGAGCTGGTCGCTCAAGCAGAAGGCAGCGGCCAAGCGCTGGCAGGAGGAAGAGCTATGAGCGACCGGACTGGCATGCGTAACCACCCCAAATCAAGACCTGGCATCGCTGATGCCGACCAAAAAATGACCCAAGGAATTGAGCAGCAAATGAATCAAATCAACGTAGCGAATGAACTGACCACTGGCCTGAAGGATCTGGACGACCTGCTGGGTGGCGGTTTGCAGCGGGGCCAGTTGGTCCTGGTCGATGGCCCGTCGGGCATCGGCAAGACAGCCCTGGGCTTGGGTATCGCCACGGCGAATGCGCATAAGGGCGTGCCGGCCGCCTTTCACAGCTTGGACAAGCAGCCAGAACATTTGGGCGCGCGCCTTCTTGCTACGGTAGGTGGTGCAGATCTCCGCCGACTGCGCAGCGGCCAACTGTCCGACGACGATGTCACCCGCTGCCATTTCGCCTCCGATCAGCTATCACATTTTCCGATGTGGGTTCCAGTTCGTGACCACCGCACGGTCGCGCAGATCGCCAAGGAGGCCCGCTAATGGCAATTTTTAAGAGCGTGCCGCAAGCACTGCATTTCGCCTACATCATCCAGGCTTACGAGATTGGCGCCGAAAGCGCCATGACCAAGGCACTACGCCGCATCATGATGGAGCTTGGCATCTGGGAGGAACCCGGCGCGACGAATACCTCTGTGGATTTCAGTGGTCTGGACCGCATTGAAGTCCGCGCCCAATGCGCCATGATTCGCCAGATGGTCGACGACCATTTGCCGTGGGCAGAGCGCTGCGCCATCGTCGCGCGCTATGAGCCCGCCGAACGCGTCGAAGAAAGCGGCAGGCGCCGCTTCCTGTTTTCGCCGGTTCGTTACGAGGCAATCCGCGCGCTATCGGACTACCTGGCGCCTTCGTTCGGCCGCTATAACCGCGACACCATCGACCTGATCGTCGCCCGAGTGTCTGATCGTCGGGTGGTCGAAGGTAGCTACCTGCGAAGTGGCAGCCAAGTTGGGCATGGCGCATACGACCTTAGCGGACGTGTACAAGCGGATTCGTGGACGGGTGGTTGATCAGCGCTTCCACTCTGGCACATTGATGCCTATTTAGGAGGGGGCGTCCATCCCTTTGGTTCATTTTTGTACTCCGGTTGGAACTTGTATGTAAGCTTCACAGTGCTGTTGAAGTATTCCAAGTTAGTGCACCAGATACCGAGGCCGCTAGAGCCCTCTGTGCACGAGTGTGGTTTGGGGCTTAGAGGGGGAATATCTCGTGATAGACACAACGCTACACGATGATGGGGGCTTGTTTGCGCCTCCAGCGAGTGCATGGGTACGTTTCCTGAGGAGCTACGGACCTACATCGAACAATCTGACTATGTTCGACGAATACGTGTTGGGTGCACTGGGTCGGGCTAAGGTCCAGCCGATCAGTCTATCGACACCGCTACTCGACGACATGGTCAAGCACATCGAGTCCAAGACCCCGGGTTCACTCTTGATCGCTGGTACAGCAGGGGATGGAAAGACCTACCACTGCCGAGCCCTATGGACCCGCATCGGTGGTGATCCAAAAGTCTGGGCAGACAAAGAGAATGTCAAAGAGCATCGTCTAGCCGACGGTCGCTTGGTGGTTTTCATTAAGGACCTTTCCGAGTTTAACGGTCAAGAGAGCGACTTGCCGCTGCAGCGGCTGGAAAAATCAGTCCTTGGCGAAGACGACTCCGAAATTGTGATTCTTGCAGCCAACCATGGTCAGCTTCTCGACCGGCTGCGTGATCTCGGCAAACGGCAGGATCGAACCCATCCTCTGCGAAAGCCATTGCAGGAGTGCTTTCTGCAAGCGGGACCCGCACCAGATCGCCTCGCTGTTTTTGACCTCAGCCGCTCAACTAGTCGCAAGACGCTCGATGAGGTAGCCAAAGCTGTGGCGGGGCATCCTGAATGGGCTAACTGCGTCCACTGCTCTTTCAAGGCTGAAGGGAAGGTCTGCCCAATCGATGAAAATCGTCGACGCCTGCTTGGCGAGACTGATGGTGGGCAGCTCACTCGCCGCCTCGGGGATCTAGTCGAGATCGCCCGACTCAATGGCTTCCATCTTCCCGTACGGGATTTGCTGGCTCTTTGCTCAAACATGGTTCTTGGTTATGCGGATGCTAAAGGCGCCAAAGAGAATCTGATGAGCTGCGCCGACGTGCCCAAGATCCAGGAGAGCGGGCATGTTAGCAAGGCTAGTGTCTACGCCAATGCTTTTGGGGCAAACCTGCCCAAGCGTAGGGCATCCGATCGCCCTGTCTTCAAGGCTATGGCTAGCTTCGGCGTAGGGGAGGAAACGACCAATGCGGTTGATGGTCTCTTGGTGTACGGCAAAGATGACTCGCGGCTCCAAGCCGACTTTCAACGGCTAGTGGCTGCCGACCCAGTCTACGGTGCGACGGCAGAGTTCTCCGCGGCCCAGGACGCCTACTTGGAGGGCCATGAAAGCTCGCGCTTGGAGGGTGGTTCCTCCGAGTTTTTGGAGATGCTAGAAGCCCAGCGCCGCCGTTTTTTCTTCGCCTTGCCTGAGGCCGAACTCGGATACCCCCATTGGTCGATGACTGTGTTTCGCTTTGCGGGCGATTACCTAGACATCACTGAATCGCTTAAGGCCAAGAAACCTGTGAGCGAAACCACCCGTGGGCGTATCGCTCGTGGTCTCAACCGGGTTATGACCGGTCTGCTTTTGGAAAACGTGGACCGCATCTTCATTGCTAGCTCGGGTGGTTTCACGCAAAGCCGAGTGAGTGTGCTCTGTGACCACGAGACGCCTTCACGGAGGCAAGGTGGGGTGGGCATGGCGATTAAGCTCGACGAGGAAACCGGACGCCCGCAGCTCGAGTTATCGCTTTCTCCTGGAGCCGGTAACTCCGTTGCCTTCGATCTTACGCCCATCCGGCATGAGTTCCTTTCGCGTGTGGCCGAAGGCGCACTGCCAGCAAGTTTCTCCAATGAATGCCTCGAAGACCTTTTGGCTTTCAAGGCCAAGCTCTTGCGCAAGGCAGAGATCGTACGCAAGGCGGGCTTTGCCAGCGACGACGATGAAATAGGTGGGGAAGCTGCCGCACTTACGCTGGTCTTCATCGATATTGAGCCGGGAGGCCGAGGTTTTGTCCGCCCAGTGACAGTGAGAACCCCGGCATGAGCGAGATCTTCAAACGCCCCGAGATCAAGAGCGTCGATTTCTGCGTTGACGAAAACATATGGGGGCACCGCCTCTACGACGAGCAGCTCCCGCATTTGACAGTGCTCGAGTTCCTTGGCGCACTGGGTTCTAACTTGGACCGCCCCCTTCGCCCTCACGAGGGGTTAAGTGGAGCCTTCAAGTTCCAGCCGCAGCGCCAGATTCGCCTCCGCGGCCTGCTGTTCAATAATCCCTATGTCGAATCTATTTCCGCGAGTGCGCTACCCAACGAAGAGAAGTGGCGGCAATGGTTCGAGCGGTTCAGCCAAGGCTCGACAGGCAATGGCGATGGTATCGATGACATGGCCTACCTGCGAGAGTCGTTCACGAGCTTTGACGACTTCGCCAAGGCTGTCGAGCTGTTGCGCTCCTCTTCGTTCGAATCACGCAGCAACAAGCGCTGGAGTTCGAAATTCGTCTTCCCCTTCGGCCCAGATGCTCTCTACGAAGACCTAGAGATCGACTCTAAGGGAAAGATGAGCAACGATCGGCGTTTCTTCGCACGTACTGGTGAGCTGCTCTACATGATGCTCACGCGGGCAAAACGCGGCCCGAGCTCGGAGATCTGCTTGCAAAGCGCCTGTTCGACCGTGAGGCACCGATGAATCGGCTTGCCCGTGCGATGCAGGGGATGCCACAACGGGCGGAGGATTCTCGACAGTCTGGCTATCTGCCCGAGGTCGCCAACGCGCGTTTCGACCAGATCTGTGAAGACTGGCTGTCTATCCTAGCCAAAGACATGCCGATCTACGATGCCTTGGAACACTTGATTGCTATTACGGGCCTCAACATGCTGCTCTACTTCCTCGAGAGGGCGAAGCGGGTGGCTGGTGATGATGAACCGGTGGAAATCGTCTGCGAGATCGTCTCGAAAGAGCGGACGAAGGTCCGTGCGCTCTCTGGCGATAGCTATCAGCTCAACCAGGGCCTGCCCGCCAAGGCGGTACGCGCCCATGTTGAGGCAATCCGCCTGGATACAGACTGGGCCAAAGCCGCCTCGAGTGAGTTCCCGGAAGCCGAGCGCGTGAAGCTCATGCGCGAGCGCTTCCAATGGCCATCGGTCGATGGCGGCGATGACGAGGACTATTCGGGAGAGAGCCCAGACATCTTGGTCGCTAAGCTCACCGAGCTCGCTCTCGCGCGCCATGAGCAGCATGTCGGCAAGATCCATTCTTCCTGGTCGCGCGCTATTGGATTGAGTTCCCGCCGGCTCTCACGGCGCACTCGCTACGCTCCAAATGACCGGCTTTTAAAGTCGATTGTGGTGGCCATCGTTGATGACCGTATGCAGTTCGATGAGTTCTTGACCGAAGCCAGGCGGCGCTATGGCCTTGTGTTTGGCGACGCCGAAGGCGCGCGATTGGTCGACGCTAAGTTAGTCGACCAAGAGGAGCTCAGCGAGAATCGGGACAACCTCGAAGCACGGCTCGTGGGGTTGGGCCTGGTCCGCAGACTCTCCGACTCCTGCTCGTTTGTTGAAAACCCGTTCGCGTTTAAGGGAGAGGTTGCATGCTGACCGACCGCATTATTGGGCGCGTCGGCGCGGACATCCTCGCCAAGCGCATTTCCACCCCCGGTCAGCCCGGCGACTCCACCGCTTTGTTTCGGCTCGACAAGCTCTCGTCGAGTCAGATCGCTGCCGTGGCGCGGGCAATTCTAGCCAATCCGGATTTGTATGCCCGCGTAGATCTTATGATCCCCGAGGCGCTAGTTGATGGCCAAGGCCTGCCCTCTGATATTTTGATCTCGCACAATGCCGGCTATGTGCGCAACAACGCTACTACTTCTAAGGTGGCAATCCTTACCGCCAACGGCAATGAGCATAACCTCGCCGATACGTTGGGCCATGTCATGGCCATCGGTGCTAAAGAGATGCGTACTGACCCCGAGCCTTGGGTTGAGGCCGCCTTGCATGTAGGTGGGCTCTCACCCGTGCCGGATGATCGCTCCGTGTTCCATGCAGCATTGGGTGGCTTGCTGGCTTCTTCCGAGCTCTCACTCGTCCAGCTTGGCGAGTTCTGCTCCGAGATCGTCGAGGCCATGTCCACCCGCGGGCTCGCCATCCGAGACGCTGTTGGCTTCGCTATGCCGCGCGCGGGCTTGCCTCGCGACAGCTCGTTTTTTTCGAACGCGAAAACCTTTGGCTCCCTGCGCAAACCCTGGCAGAAAGCCTTCGCAAAGCTTTTCATCCAGCGTGCACCGCTGCTGAAAAAGCTACGTCAGAACGGCCAGCCGCTCGACCCCGAGGAACTCCACGAGCGTATAGAGGCCAACGCGGCGGAGATTGCCGATGCTGCACGCTTGGCGCTCGACGCCTTCGCTGCGGCTCCCGCGGGCGATCAGGAAGCGACAACCGCATTGGCTCAGTTCGAGTGGGAGGCTGACGGTGTCTACCTGGCATTCGACAAGCCGAAGGAGAAGCAACTCGGGTTGGCCGACGCGACCGTCCACTTCTTCGACCATGACTGCGATCAAGAGAATTCACTCGAGCCGGAGGGCCGCAAGCTCTTAGAAGACCTGAAGTCGCGTGAGCGCCGTTCCGATTTCACCGAGGAGGACGAAGAATTCTTTGTCAAACAGCGTCGGCTGATTGAGCAAGATCCCAAGCTCTGCGCGCGCTGGGAGAAAGCCCTATATGGCAAGCCCATCGAGTGCAATGACTTCTTCGATGGCTTCGCCCGCGTGGTCAATAGCCTCCATGCAGGTCTGCTTGATCCCGAGGGAGAGCGAATCTTGCGCTTCACCGTCACCAAGGGCCGCAAGGAATGGCGCGAACGTTTCAACTACGACGCCGGCAGCTACTTTTCGGTGATGTATCGCGGGTTGAAGGAGCTAATGGGCTCCAAGGTGGACTGGAAGGTCGAGCGTTTGGGCAACGCCAGTCTGCTTGACCCACTCTTCGACTACGAGGCCTTCTTCGCTAAGGAAAAGGAACTCCGAAGCGACAAAAAGAACAAGGTTAGGCCGAACTCGTCGCTCGCTCGCGCGGCCTTGCAGATCAAGTTTGATGTGGCCTTGATCCAGGTATCCAAGGGCAAAGAGACTATCCTGGCAAAGACCCAGCTCCTCTGGAGTTACAAGCCCACATCGATCGGCTTGTCGATGGTCGCAGACATGCGCCGCCTCTTGGAGAAGGGAGCGGTCGGTTGCACCGAGGTCCCGCGCCGCCTAGTGAGCAAGAAAGGTGGTGTCCAAAATGTCTCGCTGCTCGACACTGGTACCTTGGAAGCGACCTACTCGACCGATGCTGGCTCTCTGGTGCCCGCAGTCAACAAATTGCGCAGCCTGCGCCACGACATCAAGACCCGCATAAAGGAACTCGCAGACGAAGGCCGGTTGACCTCCTTGCAACGCGATGAGGTCAAGGCCTCATGGGACAAGTTTGAAGAAGACTACATCAAGGCGATGGAGGACTTTATCTCTACCGGCTTGCATGGTGAGGCGGTTATGCGCCAGGCGGAATCCTATGGCGAGCTGCTGACCAGCCTGATGGCCCATGCTCGTGGTGACGTATGCCGGTCCCGTTTAGTCTCGGAGGTACTTTCGGTGGGGACCGCACGGGTTGCTGGCGATAACCCCGCACTGATCATTCCACCTTGGCATCCGGAGCGCATGAAAGCCTTGGCGGTGAAGTCACGCCGCGTTGCTGGGTTCGCCACCCATTTGCTATCGAGTGGCAGCATCCTCTACGGGGATCGCGAGATCTTTATGCGCGAGCTCTCTGACGAGATTGCCCATCCGTTCTACCCGGAGATTGCGGTTCTCAACAGAGCTGGTGCACCAACACTGGTTTCGGAGAGCAGCACGGTCAACGGCTATAGCCTTTTGGAGTCGCCCACACGCGGCGCCGATGATGCCATGACTGATGTCGATCCTGCTGCGGCCGCCAAGCAGGCGCGCGAGCTATTGGAGCGCTATGTTGGTTTGCAACCTCACGAGGCCTCCAACCTCAGTGTCGTGCTCTATAACGCCGACGCTGCAGAGTTGCCGCTCGCGACAGTGCGCGAACTTTCCTCCATCCAAGAGGATGGTAAGTTGCAATGCAGCGTGTCAGTTCGACACTCAGATCCGGCCAAACTTCGCAGCGTATATGGTGAGCTAGTCAACAAGGCCGGTGACGATCCTGACCTGCCCGTGGTCAGCGAGACCAGCGACAATTTCATATCGAAGCTGCGCATTTCGGTGACCCCGATCTCAGCGACGCCAAGTGAGAGCGCCCAGGGTTTCAAGGCCTTCGACGTGGCCTTCCTGCATGACGTAGTTGCACGTGCTGCTCAGTCCGAATGGCTCTCGGTTCCGTGGACCAATGATAGGCCGAACCTTGAGCATGCACCGTCTCGTTGGTCCTATCGCAGCGTCTCTGGCGAAAACGAACTCAAATCCACCACGTTCTTGGCTTGTCCCTGGCAAACGGCGTCTGGCTGGGCCTATGTATCGGCTGTGGCTGCTGTATGTCGCCAGCTCGACGCACTGCCTGGCGAGCGCTACCTGCCGGCGCGCCGCATCTCTCTGCAAAGCCCCGCGCTGGCTGGAATGATTAAGGATGCCCACGACCTGGCTGAATGGGTTGCCACTTACGATGAGCTGCTCGACAAGCGCCAGCTCCAGCACAACGACATTACGGTCGTTCGCTACCGCCGTGGTTCCACTAATGGTCGGAACATGATCGTGAGTTCGACTTCCGAGTTGCGGCTGTTGGGCGTGCTGGTACGCCGTCGCCTCAGCGAGCTGAATTTGCAGCTCGATGCGGCCGAGATCCAAGCTACCGCCGAGAAAGCCAAACGTGATGCGCTTTCTGTTTCCGGCGATATCGTGCTGCGCGCGGCCAAGCGTGGCGTTTCTGCAGGCGAAATGATCGGCCTAGTGCTCAGCCGCTATCTGCTTGCCGAAGAATTCAAGATCGCTGCAGGCGGGGACCAGGTCTTGACGGCCTACTTCCTGCTTGATGACTACGCAAGTTGGTTATCCCAGCCGGAAAGCCGCATAGCCGACATCCTCGCCCTCAATGTCGAAGAGCGGGACGAGGGTGTCCGTGTCGTCATCTCTATCGTTGAATCGAAGTACGTCTCCGCGGACAGTATGGCCAAGGCGCGTCGAGACTCTAAGGACCAGCTTCTCTCCACACTGGGTATGTTCCGAGAGGCGCTCTTCGGCGATCCCGGGCGGCTAGACCGCGACGTGTGGCTGGCGCGCTTGGCCGACATGCTTATCGACGCAGATATTCCTCCGGGTATGACTGGTCTGATGGAGCGCGCGCGGGCAAAGCTTCGCGAGGGTGATGTTGAGATATCGCTGCGCGGCTACTCGCACGTTTATGTTCACACTTCGGATGCAGGCTCGGCTTCCGCCTCCGACCAGGAACTTTTGGAAGAGTCCGACGGAGTGAATGCCTGGCAAGAGGTATTTGACCGCCCTGATCTACGAAAGCTCGCTGAAGCCTACGCCAGAGGGACAGGCGCACTCGAAGCTCGCACAGGGTTGGGACCTCAGCAGCCCTGGAACGGGCACTGCTTTAAGAAGCCTGCCCCGCGCGTGCCTTGGCTCGCTGCCATGGGGCTACTCGCCAGCGGTGGTGTGGATCCGTCGTTAGAAGATACTCCTGTACCTGTTGAAGCGGCCGTGTCAGCTATA contains the following coding sequences:
- a CDS encoding DnaB-like helicase C-terminal domain-containing protein, whose protein sequence is MSDRTGMRNHPKSRPGIADADQKMTQGIEQQMNQINVANELTTGLKDLDDLLGGGLQRGQLVLVDGPSGIGKTALGLGIATANAHKGVPAAFHSLDKQPEHLGARLLATVGGADLRRLRSGQLSDDDVTRCHFASDQLSHFPMWVPVRDHRTVAQIAKEAR
- a CDS encoding FtsK/SpoIIIE domain-containing protein — its product is MLTDRIIGRVGADILAKRISTPGQPGDSTALFRLDKLSSSQIAAVARAILANPDLYARVDLMIPEALVDGQGLPSDILISHNAGYVRNNATTSKVAILTANGNEHNLADTLGHVMAIGAKEMRTDPEPWVEAALHVGGLSPVPDDRSVFHAALGGLLASSELSLVQLGEFCSEIVEAMSTRGLAIRDAVGFAMPRAGLPRDSSFFSNAKTFGSLRKPWQKAFAKLFIQRAPLLKKLRQNGQPLDPEELHERIEANAAEIADAARLALDAFAAAPAGDQEATTALAQFEWEADGVYLAFDKPKEKQLGLADATVHFFDHDCDQENSLEPEGRKLLEDLKSRERRSDFTEEDEEFFVKQRRLIEQDPKLCARWEKALYGKPIECNDFFDGFARVVNSLHAGLLDPEGERILRFTVTKGRKEWRERFNYDAGSYFSVMYRGLKELMGSKVDWKVERLGNASLLDPLFDYEAFFAKEKELRSDKKNKVRPNSSLARAALQIKFDVALIQVSKGKETILAKTQLLWSYKPTSIGLSMVADMRRLLEKGAVGCTEVPRRLVSKKGGVQNVSLLDTGTLEATYSTDAGSLVPAVNKLRSLRHDIKTRIKELADEGRLTSLQRDEVKASWDKFEEDYIKAMEDFISTGLHGEAVMRQAESYGELLTSLMAHARGDVCRSRLVSEVLSVGTARVAGDNPALIIPPWHPERMKALAVKSRRVAGFATHLLSSGSILYGDREIFMRELSDEIAHPFYPEIAVLNRAGAPTLVSESSTVNGYSLLESPTRGADDAMTDVDPAAAAKQARELLERYVGLQPHEASNLSVVLYNADAAELPLATVRELSSIQEDGKLQCSVSVRHSDPAKLRSVYGELVNKAGDDPDLPVVSETSDNFISKLRISVTPISATPSESAQGFKAFDVAFLHDVVARAAQSEWLSVPWTNDRPNLEHAPSRWSYRSVSGENELKSTTFLACPWQTASGWAYVSAVAAVCRQLDALPGERYLPARRISLQSPALAGMIKDAHDLAEWVATYDELLDKRQLQHNDITVVRYRRGSTNGRNMIVSSTSELRLLGVLVRRRLSELNLQLDAAEIQATAEKAKRDALSVSGDIVLRAAKRGVSAGEMIGLVLSRYLLAEEFKIAAGGDQVLTAYFLLDDYASWLSQPESRIADILALNVEERDEGVRVVISIVESKYVSADSMAKARRDSKDQLLSTLGMFREALFGDPGRLDRDVWLARLADMLIDADIPPGMTGLMERARAKLREGDVEISLRGYSHVYVHTSDAGSASASDQELLEESDGVNAWQEVFDRPDLRKLAEAYARGTGALEARTGLGPQQPWNGHCFKKPAPRVPWLAAMGLLASGGVDPSLEDTPVPVEAAVSAIASSSVIEPTSSAQNLVQADVEPSTSVSSSLPATITQFGAALSELVATKFAGGAQSDAEREEWAQDVTKKLKAALNSYGLQAAILGTRLTPNGCLVRLAGSDRLRVEDIENKRTQLLTTHAINLVTVQPKPGEIVVTVAGTKRQAVSLWELWSRRELNRNVAGINTSFLLGLQEINGALLYLNLGAEFGGLSSHEPHSLVAGATGSGKSVLIQALILDIAATNPKDLAQIILIDPKMGVDYAPLADLPHMRDEIVTTKEKAGEVLEALVQEMEDRYRAFAKARARDLPTYNSKITAAERLPMVFLVHDEFADWMLDDAYKAAVGAAVQRLGVKARAAGIHLIFAAQRPDKDVMPMQLRENLGNRLILKVSSEATSKIALDRPGAELLLGRGHLAAKLNGEQGLVFAQAPFLSDQDIEAAVAAIRADNSNQ
- a CDS encoding Cro/CI family transcriptional regulator; translation: MQKAFVIRNFGSGSETARALRIKPPSVSKWPEELPDSAVGRIARLRPDALRAWWKEQRKHRQAA
- a CDS encoding replicative DNA helicase, with product MSAPHDLPYDELADVNAQALAGYLPPCNVNAEQSVLGGLMLQPERLHDIPVLKSEHFHHEAHRLIFAAISRLVVACKPADVISVCAELDLRGELNAVGSLGYLGHIAENVPSAANIKRYAEIVFEHALERGLLIAAAEISDLAVERSGRTVAERQAEAVRLLSGIADAAATDSGPTTMAEGVRRGTNEIMDRMDRGDALGGLSTGLAGLDKLLDGLKPGDLIVIGGRPSMGKSALGLGFAIAAGLNGQTVSYNSLEMQASKLSKRAVAFVGAINLTRMKTGRMTPDEYTAYTVAATKLSDAPIWIEDRSGQTLERIAAEARTMKRKRGLVMLVIDHLHLMPIKGENRAQALGRVSAGLKELAMELGIPVVLLAQLNRDSAKGGAVRRPTLPDLRDSGAIEQDADVVIFVHREEYYDPNASVGEAELIVAKHRDGEIGTVRVGWQAECTRFIDTPPSWSLKQKAAAKRWQEEEL
- a CDS encoding replication protein — encoded protein: MSAVLRLVHSAEPTARPEAPRMQDGFIRIPNGLFDALLSADIPARHLKVALAVIRKTYGFGKQSDDVTITQLAEVAGIHRPDASKAFQALLAANIVSASKGRHGSVVSINAPEMWDFTPYQNATVSATNVADCYGQTSQNATHNRQLQKTVITSSLRSEVVDVPEKRVSKAKPPVVPCQQVLDAYNAELGDSLPRAQMLNDKRQKAIGARWKQMLGTTNPAGKLRFDDTASGIEWFAKLFRKVRMNPHWMGENEDATWTASFDWIMGPENFMKVLEYRQAGRGNA